From the Syntrophomonadaceae bacterium genome, one window contains:
- a CDS encoding MOSC domain-containing protein, translating to MARIVAVCRSEEKGVRKINVNSGKLIVGHGLAGDAHAGSWHRQVSLLAVESIKKMQEMGLQVGPGDFAENITTEGIELCSLPPGTVLQLGTEAVGEVTQIGKECHARCAIFYQAGDCVMPREGIFIKVLQGGQIQVGDQISVITARDERKA from the coding sequence ATGGCTAGGATAGTTGCAGTCTGCAGAAGTGAAGAAAAAGGCGTTCGCAAGATAAATGTTAATTCAGGCAAATTGATTGTTGGACACGGTCTGGCAGGAGACGCTCATGCTGGTTCCTGGCACAGGCAGGTCAGCCTGCTGGCCGTGGAAAGTATAAAGAAAATGCAGGAAATGGGCCTGCAGGTCGGGCCGGGCGATTTTGCCGAGAATATTACGACAGAAGGGATTGAATTATGCAGTTTGCCTCCAGGTACCGTTTTGCAACTGGGGACTGAGGCTGTTGGAGAAGTAACTCAGATTGGCAAGGAATGCCATGCCAGATGCGCTATATTCTATCAAGCCGGGGACTGTGTAATGCCCAGGGAAGGTATTTTTATTAAAGTGTTACAAGGCGGGCAAATCCAGGTCGGGGATCAGATATCCGTTATTACTGCAAGAGATGAAAGGAAGGCTTAG
- a CDS encoding ABC transporter permease: MVIFLLRRLIICILAMFFIITLTFFMMKALPGGPFSKEKKLPPMVMAKIEEKYRLNDPLFKQYVDYLCRIARMDLGPSFRYPNRTVNDIIKSGFPVSATIGAAAVFFALVFGTIAGLIAGLRPFNAADRILILVSAIGFSVPSFVMAGILQHFLSFRLGILPAALWGSPQHAVMPVIVLSILPLAVISRLIRTQVIEVMQQDYIILAKAKGLSFGRILLFHIMPNILPPVITYLGPLIAAIFTGSFVVEHVFAIPGLGKFFVTSIYNRDYTLIMGITIFYSGFLMAMNLLVDLVYALLNPQVKYPGWEE, encoded by the coding sequence TTGGTCATTTTTTTGCTTCGCAGGCTCATAATCTGTATTTTAGCAATGTTTTTTATCATTACCTTGACCTTTTTCATGATGAAGGCATTACCAGGCGGGCCTTTTTCTAAAGAGAAAAAGCTGCCACCAATGGTAATGGCAAAAATTGAGGAAAAGTACCGGCTTAATGACCCTTTGTTTAAACAATATGTTGATTACCTGTGTCGCATCGCAAGGATGGATCTGGGCCCTTCTTTTCGCTATCCTAACAGAACCGTAAATGACATAATTAAGAGTGGGTTCCCGGTTTCGGCGACAATTGGTGCTGCTGCTGTCTTTTTTGCTCTTGTTTTTGGCACCATAGCAGGGCTGATCGCCGGATTGCGCCCATTTAATGCGGCTGACCGAATATTGATCCTTGTGTCTGCTATTGGTTTTTCAGTTCCTAGCTTTGTAATGGCAGGAATTCTGCAGCATTTTTTATCATTCCGGCTGGGTATATTGCCTGCAGCTTTGTGGGGTTCTCCGCAACATGCTGTTATGCCAGTTATTGTTCTTTCAATCCTGCCCCTTGCAGTAATATCCAGGTTAATTCGCACTCAAGTAATTGAAGTTATGCAGCAGGACTATATAATCCTTGCAAAAGCCAAGGGCTTGTCATTTGGGAGGATTCTTTTGTTCCATATTATGCCAAATATTCTGCCGCCGGTAATTACCTATTTAGGACCGCTAATTGCAGCAATTTTCACCGGCAGTTTTGTGGTCGAGCACGTTTTTGCCATTCCTGGCCTCGGTAAGTTTTTTGTGACAAGTATTTATAATCGTGACTATACGTTGATAATGGGAATTACCATTTTTTACAGCGGTTTTCTGATGGCCATGAATCTTTTAGTTGACCTGGTCTATGCTCTGCTAAATCCGCAAGTGAAATACCCTGGATGGGAGGAATAA
- a CDS encoding molybdopterin molybdotransferase MoeA, producing the protein MYCNIPLEQAQELLLSCVRPPVVEEAAILEALGRVLARDIYSVEDIPPFDRSPLDGYALRAKDTEEASADFPARLKVIAELPAGLVWPIPLYSGTAIKIMTGAPIPPGANAIIKMEDVELFDNEILIRTALKPGSNIIRAGEDVKRGELVLKKDTLLNAGGIGMLAAVNRSTIPVFEKPKVAVICTGEELVELGAFRGPGKIRNSNLYAVSAAVIEAGGRPVLIGTAPDRLEEISKAMERGLEQADLVVTTGGASVGEYDLIAEAYKKINSEILFRKVAVKPGTPTLAAKRSSQVLVGLSGNPAAALIGFEFLVRPLIKFMSGAPDCFRPRIDAVMAEDFNKAGGTRRFLRAVIKKNEGSYHVFLAGKQSPGILKSILYSNALIDVPEDSGPLLAGQRVEAIILAESEVFIP; encoded by the coding sequence TTGTACTGCAATATTCCTCTTGAGCAGGCTCAGGAACTTCTTCTGTCCTGTGTACGACCTCCAGTTGTTGAGGAAGCAGCTATTTTAGAGGCTTTGGGTAGGGTTTTGGCCAGAGATATTTACTCTGTAGAAGATATTCCTCCCTTTGATCGTTCACCCTTGGATGGTTATGCGCTGAGGGCAAAAGATACCGAAGAGGCTTCCGCAGACTTTCCTGCACGCCTAAAAGTAATTGCTGAATTACCTGCAGGGTTGGTGTGGCCTATCCCGTTATATAGTGGAACAGCAATTAAGATAATGACAGGCGCTCCCATTCCTCCGGGGGCAAACGCAATTATCAAGATGGAAGATGTGGAACTATTTGATAATGAAATTTTAATACGGACGGCACTCAAGCCAGGCAGCAACATTATCAGAGCAGGTGAAGATGTAAAAAGGGGAGAGCTAGTATTAAAAAAGGATACCCTTTTAAATGCAGGTGGAATTGGTATGTTGGCTGCTGTGAACAGATCGACAATCCCGGTTTTCGAAAAACCAAAGGTTGCAGTAATTTGCACTGGAGAAGAGCTGGTAGAACTTGGGGCTTTCAGGGGACCAGGTAAAATCAGGAATAGCAATTTATATGCTGTTAGTGCAGCAGTTATTGAAGCAGGCGGTCGTCCTGTCTTAATTGGAACAGCTCCTGATCGTTTGGAAGAGATAAGTAAGGCTATGGAACGAGGCTTGGAACAGGCCGATTTAGTGGTTACGACAGGTGGAGCTTCAGTGGGTGAATATGATCTGATTGCTGAGGCGTACAAAAAAATAAATTCGGAGATTCTTTTTAGAAAAGTTGCAGTGAAACCGGGGACTCCTACCCTGGCAGCAAAGAGAAGCTCTCAAGTATTAGTCGGGTTGTCGGGAAACCCTGCGGCAGCCTTGATCGGTTTTGAGTTTCTGGTCCGCCCGCTGATTAAGTTTATGAGCGGGGCACCTGATTGCTTTAGACCAAGAATAGATGCTGTCATGGCAGAGGATTTTAACAAGGCGGGTGGAACCCGCCGGTTTTTGCGGGCTGTAATTAAGAAAAACGAAGGAAGCTACCATGTTTTTTTAGCGGGAAAACAAAGTCCTGGGATCTTAAAATCTATTCTCTATAGCAATGCTCTGATAGATGTGCCTGAGGACAGCGGCCCGTTATTAGCGGGGCAACGAGTTGAGGCCATAATTCTTGCTGAGAGCGAGGTATTTATTCCATGA
- the mobB gene encoding molybdopterin-guanine dinucleotide biosynthesis protein B, with amino-acid sequence MIPVVSVVGKSDMGKTTLLEKLIPELKSRGYRVAVIKHDAHSFDIDHPGKDTWRHAKAGADVVVISSPAKIAMICKVEEEKKLDEIAAMIQDVDLIITEGYKRGNKPKIEVFRAARGEKELLCQPEELIAVASDMHFDIGVPVFALDDVVGLAFLIENKFLRKV; translated from the coding sequence ATGATACCAGTTGTTTCCGTTGTAGGGAAATCTGATATGGGCAAAACTACACTGCTTGAGAAGCTCATCCCGGAGCTAAAAAGCCGGGGTTACCGGGTAGCAGTGATAAAACATGATGCCCATAGCTTTGACATTGACCATCCCGGGAAAGACACCTGGCGACATGCCAAGGCAGGGGCTGATGTAGTAGTCATCTCTTCTCCTGCTAAAATAGCTATGATCTGTAAAGTGGAAGAAGAAAAGAAATTAGATGAGATTGCTGCTATGATCCAGGATGTTGATTTAATTATTACAGAAGGTTACAAGAGGGGAAACAAGCCAAAAATAGAGGTTTTCAGGGCTGCCCGGGGGGAAAAAGAACTGTTATGTCAGCCAGAAGAACTAATAGCTGTTGCCAGCGATATGCATTTTGATATTGGTGTTCCGGTTTTTGCTTTGGATGATGTTGTTGGCTTGGCCTTTCTGATTGAGAATAAGTTTTTGCGAAAGGTGTGA
- a CDS encoding 4Fe-4S binding protein, with protein MDLLKASALLQGFRQVVLKSQNCIRNISPRSRCSCCSDVCPVNGVKLTSVGIIIEDCIGCGLCVGVCPGQALGLPTVDWIGETWGGGGGEIFFHCKKIKAESQLNSRGITVPCLGAVPVECYVSLAANYSSVYLYQPQSCGQCEIKNGLPMFEASVESAKQLLQLFDVHERLIIHSNEALSGFLPGRETARALDRRSFLSMIALNMRRAPAAIIEIATPVPGTVFSGNQLNRRKELISALKQLALRASGSPPVSLPIITPQIQQPCYFCGACAKLCPAGALRQSEVADVVLLEINPSLCRACNLCFNICPQGAIAFSPAVDTQDLLSEKFKILSAGEQKKCSNCESGYVANSLAEVCLRCRFVAMRGEIKNPEV; from the coding sequence ATGGACCTGCTGAAAGCTTCGGCATTATTGCAGGGTTTTCGCCAAGTGGTGCTGAAAAGCCAAAACTGTATCCGAAATATTTCTCCGCGCTCGCGATGCTCTTGCTGCTCTGATGTATGTCCTGTTAACGGTGTAAAGCTAACGTCTGTAGGAATAATTATTGAGGATTGCATCGGCTGTGGCTTATGCGTTGGAGTCTGCCCAGGCCAGGCTTTGGGTTTGCCGACTGTTGACTGGATTGGGGAGACGTGGGGCGGAGGCGGTGGGGAAATCTTTTTTCACTGCAAGAAGATAAAGGCAGAAAGCCAGTTGAATTCTCGTGGGATTACGGTACCTTGTCTGGGAGCCGTTCCTGTTGAATGCTATGTCTCCCTGGCAGCAAATTATTCTTCCGTCTATTTATACCAACCCCAATCCTGTGGCCAATGCGAGATCAAAAACGGTTTGCCAATGTTTGAAGCCAGTGTTGAAAGCGCAAAGCAGCTGTTGCAATTATTTGATGTTCATGAACGGCTAATTATCCATTCTAACGAAGCTCTTTCCGGCTTCTTGCCAGGACGGGAAACAGCCCGGGCATTAGACCGGCGGAGTTTTTTAAGCATGATTGCTCTGAATATGCGAAGAGCCCCAGCTGCAATAATCGAAATTGCCACTCCTGTACCTGGTACTGTTTTTTCGGGCAATCAGTTAAATCGTCGAAAGGAATTGATTTCTGCCCTAAAGCAATTAGCACTTCGGGCAAGCGGGTCTCCGCCCGTAAGCCTGCCCATTATTACCCCTCAAATTCAACAACCCTGTTATTTTTGTGGAGCATGCGCCAAGCTTTGCCCTGCCGGAGCCCTGCGCCAAAGCGAGGTCGCTGATGTTGTTTTGCTTGAAATTAATCCTTCTTTATGTAGAGCCTGTAACTTGTGTTTTAATATTTGTCCGCAGGGGGCAATTGCTTTCTCTCCTGCTGTTGACACTCAGGATTTGCTCAGTGAGAAATTTAAGATTCTTTCAGCAGGAGAACAGAAGAAATGCTCAAATTGTGAGTCTGGCTATGTCGCAAATTCTCTGGCAGAGGTTTGCTTGCGCTGTAGATTTGTAGCTATGCGAGGAGAGATTAAAAACCCTGAGGTGTAA
- a CDS encoding peptide ABC transporter substrate-binding protein — protein sequence MRSTRFILQVLIIILAFAITACGTKQPEEKQQSEAVIVYNLGTEPKTLDPAKASGKPEMTVLAALFDGLVRYNKNNELIKGSGMAVDWTVSPDGLKYVFKLRQDAKWSNGDPVTANDFEFAWKRLLAPETGAEYAYQLFYLKNGQKYHEGKVTADQVGVRAINSYTLEVELEFPTPYFIALTATTNLVPLNRKVVEANPDWHSAVETYVSNGPFSLASWQHHQRLVLKKNPTYWDASSVNLDKLIITMVESRDTELIMFQNNEIDIGENPPLQEMRRLISEGVATVTTDPSTYYYIFNTAKPPFNDVRVRKALAYAIDRKAITENVLQAGQKPALAFVPYGFSDGGPGKDFRKIGGNYFKDNDVSKARALLAEAGYPGGAGFPEIEFLYNTNESHKKIAEAIAHMWKENLGIRVRLINQEWGVYLNNRFQGNFQLTWSGWGPDYPDPMTFLNVYVSDGGHNETNWGSPQYDELINRARKSGNNIERFAYMHEAEKILMDEMPIMPIYFYVNVTLYKPWVKGVFSPTFGPMQEFKWASVKK from the coding sequence ATGAGATCTACAAGATTCATTCTACAAGTTTTAATCATCATACTAGCATTTGCAATTACCGCTTGCGGGACAAAGCAGCCCGAAGAAAAACAGCAATCTGAGGCTGTGATAGTTTATAACTTGGGAACGGAACCTAAAACCTTAGACCCGGCAAAGGCGTCGGGAAAGCCGGAGATGACAGTGCTTGCTGCATTATTTGACGGTTTGGTCAGGTATAATAAAAATAATGAGCTGATTAAAGGCAGTGGGATGGCCGTTGACTGGACCGTATCCCCGGATGGTTTGAAGTATGTTTTTAAACTTCGGCAAGACGCTAAATGGTCGAACGGTGATCCTGTAACAGCGAATGATTTTGAGTTTGCGTGGAAAAGATTGCTTGCTCCTGAAACAGGGGCTGAATATGCGTATCAGTTATTTTATCTGAAAAATGGGCAAAAATACCATGAAGGAAAAGTAACTGCAGATCAAGTAGGTGTTAGAGCAATAAATAGTTATACCTTAGAGGTGGAACTTGAGTTTCCGACCCCTTATTTTATTGCGCTGACCGCTACAACTAATTTAGTTCCGCTGAACAGAAAAGTGGTTGAAGCCAATCCAGATTGGCACAGTGCGGTTGAAACCTATGTATCTAATGGGCCCTTTAGCCTGGCCAGTTGGCAGCACCATCAAAGATTGGTGTTGAAAAAAAATCCAACCTATTGGGATGCTTCTTCTGTAAATCTTGACAAGTTAATAATAACTATGGTTGAGTCCAGAGATACTGAGCTAATAATGTTTCAAAACAATGAAATTGACATTGGGGAGAACCCACCGCTACAGGAAATGAGGAGATTGATCTCCGAAGGTGTAGCAACGGTAACCACTGATCCTAGCACGTATTATTATATTTTTAATACCGCAAAACCTCCTTTTAACGATGTCCGTGTGCGAAAGGCATTAGCTTATGCAATTGACCGGAAGGCGATAACAGAGAACGTGCTTCAAGCCGGTCAAAAACCCGCATTGGCTTTTGTACCCTATGGTTTTTCTGATGGCGGTCCGGGAAAAGATTTTCGCAAAATAGGAGGCAACTATTTTAAGGATAATGATGTGAGCAAGGCAAGAGCCCTGTTGGCTGAGGCCGGGTATCCGGGGGGGGCTGGTTTCCCGGAAATTGAATTTTTGTATAATACCAATGAAAGCCATAAAAAGATTGCGGAAGCTATTGCTCATATGTGGAAGGAAAACCTGGGAATCAGAGTAAGGCTAATAAACCAGGAGTGGGGAGTTTATTTAAACAACCGTTTTCAAGGGAATTTCCAACTTACCTGGTCCGGTTGGGGTCCAGATTATCCGGATCCAATGACATTTCTAAATGTATATGTTTCAGACGGAGGCCACAACGAGACTAACTGGGGTAGTCCTCAGTATGATGAGCTAATTAACCGGGCTAGAAAAAGTGGTAATAACATAGAACGATTTGCTTATATGCATGAGGCAGAAAAGATTTTAATGGACGAGATGCCTATTATGCCCATCTATTTCTATGTTAATGTTACCCTTTATAAACCATGGGTGAAGGGGGTATTTAGCCCTACCTTCGGACCGATGCAAGAGTTTAAGTGGGCCTCGGTTAAAAAGTAA
- the moaA gene encoding GTP 3',8-cyclase MoaA, which translates to MLDGLGRKIEYLRISVTDKCNLRCIYCMPEHGICSKPQNEILRFEEVLRFVKCAAELGISKIRVTGGEPLIRRGIVDFIGHLTKVPGIEEVSMTTNGTLLKDLVWQLKENGLARVNISLDTLNAEKFKHVTRWGKLENVWSGIEAALEAELVPVKINTVLMRGFNDDEIMDFVNLTLRKPLHVRFIELMPIGESDNWWQDAFLPARHVLGLIQKHYDLRVSAGLAGYGPAFCYQLPGSQGSIGFITAISEHFCSKCNRMRLTADGKLRPCLQDSFEVDVKPMLRGEQAGDKLKELILQAVNMKPIRHYLVEGWKGQERLMSDIGG; encoded by the coding sequence TTGCTTGATGGCCTTGGCAGAAAAATTGAGTATTTGAGGATTTCCGTTACAGATAAATGTAATTTGCGTTGTATTTATTGTATGCCGGAGCATGGTATCTGCTCTAAACCCCAAAATGAAATACTGCGTTTCGAAGAAGTCCTCCGTTTTGTGAAGTGCGCAGCAGAACTGGGAATTAGTAAAATACGGGTCACGGGCGGAGAGCCGCTGATCCGCCGGGGAATAGTTGATTTTATTGGCCATTTAACGAAAGTGCCGGGTATTGAAGAGGTATCGATGACTACTAATGGTACTCTCTTGAAAGATTTAGTTTGGCAGTTAAAAGAGAACGGGTTAGCCCGGGTTAACATTAGCCTGGATACGCTCAATGCGGAAAAGTTCAAGCATGTGACCCGCTGGGGGAAACTCGAGAATGTTTGGAGCGGCATCGAAGCAGCTTTGGAAGCTGAACTTGTGCCGGTAAAAATTAATACTGTCTTAATGAGAGGGTTTAATGATGACGAAATTATGGATTTTGTTAATTTGACTTTGCGTAAACCTTTACATGTAAGGTTTATTGAATTAATGCCTATAGGTGAAAGTGACAATTGGTGGCAGGATGCCTTCTTGCCAGCGCGCCATGTACTAGGTCTAATCCAAAAGCATTATGACCTCCGGGTTTCTGCGGGATTAGCCGGTTACGGGCCGGCCTTCTGCTATCAATTGCCAGGTTCCCAGGGCAGCATTGGCTTTATTACGGCCATCAGTGAACACTTTTGTTCAAAATGCAATCGCATGCGATTGACTGCTGATGGGAAATTGAGACCATGCTTACAGGACAGTTTTGAGGTTGATGTGAAACCAATGCTGAGAGGGGAGCAGGCGGGAGACAAGCTAAAAGAACTGATCCTGCAGGCGGTCAACATGAAGCCTATTCGACATTACCTTGTTGAGGGCTGGAAGGGCCAGGAACGGTTGATGTCGGACATTGGGGGCTAG